One stretch of Natronobacterium gregoryi SP2 DNA includes these proteins:
- a CDS encoding DMT family transporter — MTSATLQVLVLALIPAVFWGFAPIFDKRGMAAGGGSVQASLVVVLVDSTIYWLVIAGLYGRSAFSGLTLEVLTVFAFAGVVGTALGRITIFVGVDKVGASLNSAILSTRPLFATLIALVFLGEPLGPVTGLGIGVLVGGLSVLTASQGGDLEGWQPRELLWPIAAALTFAVANVARRYGMLETPISALEAVAINETAGLVALAAYVLAVGGRDVLKKPRASYRYFVGSGLVTTVAMLSLMAALGLEEGRIAIVDPLVATAPLFTLAFAALLLRDLERVTRGVVAGAALVVLGAVLITI; from the coding sequence ATGACGAGCGCGACGCTTCAGGTCCTGGTGCTCGCCCTGATCCCGGCGGTCTTCTGGGGGTTCGCTCCGATCTTCGACAAGCGCGGGATGGCCGCGGGCGGCGGCTCGGTACAGGCGTCACTGGTCGTCGTGCTCGTCGACTCGACGATCTACTGGCTCGTCATCGCCGGACTCTACGGCCGATCGGCGTTCTCCGGACTCACACTCGAGGTACTCACCGTCTTCGCTTTCGCAGGCGTGGTCGGCACCGCACTCGGGCGAATCACGATCTTTGTCGGCGTCGACAAGGTCGGCGCGAGCCTCAACAGCGCGATACTCAGCACGCGACCGCTGTTCGCAACGCTGATCGCCTTGGTCTTCCTGGGCGAACCGCTCGGACCAGTGACGGGGCTCGGCATCGGCGTCCTCGTCGGCGGACTTTCGGTGTTGACCGCCTCCCAGGGCGGCGACCTCGAAGGCTGGCAACCCCGCGAGTTGCTGTGGCCGATCGCCGCCGCCCTCACCTTCGCCGTCGCAAACGTCGCCCGTCGGTACGGCATGCTCGAGACGCCAATTTCGGCGCTCGAGGCAGTCGCGATCAACGAGACGGCAGGGCTGGTCGCACTCGCAGCATACGTCCTCGCCGTCGGCGGACGGGACGTCCTCAAGAAACCACGAGCCTCATACCGGTATTTCGTCGGCAGCGGCCTGGTGACGACCGTCGCGATGCTGTCACTGATGGCCGCACTCGGCTTAGAGGAGGGCCGGATCGCCATCGTCGATCCACTCGTCGCGACCGCGCCGCTTTTTACGCTCGCGTTCGCAGCGCTGTTGCTACGTGATCTCGAGCGAGTGACTCGCGGCGTCGTCGCTGGGGCGGCGCTGGTGGTCCTGGGTGCGGTGTTGATCACGATCTGA
- the glyS gene encoding glycine--tRNA ligase — MSKQEKADPDEQTSEKLVELAKRRGYFFQSSGAYGGVGGFYTFGPQGASLKGNVEDAWRDRFAVAEGNMEIDAPTIMPEPVFEASGHLETFDDMLVECPECGESHRADHVVEDNTEYEDAESLPIPEVEEVIAEYELVCPSCGTGLAGQAVETFNLMFATNIGPGDSDPGYLRPETAQGIFVEFPRLKEYARNQLPFGVTQIGRAYRNEISPRRSIIRTREFTQAELEYFVDPEEDEPDLESVEDVEVTLYPASEQHSEGGDELETTIGEAVEDGIVGDEWVAYFLGIAKPWYESIGVDMDRFRFRQHLSGERSHYAADCWDAESEIDGNWIELAGFANRTDYDLSKHDEYSDDRFTIFKQYDEPKTVERATVDPDMSYLGPEFGGAAQDVVDALETLAERDRSAFESDVVEIELEGEGGGENEAETHEIPVEKAGFSVDEETIAGEHITPHVIEPSFGVDRVIYTVLHHAYREDEVDGEERTYLALEPEVAPTFVGVFPLQSDDDLESVADEIVSDLRKLGLSATYDDSGNIGRRYRRQDEVGTPFCVTVDYETIENEETTVTVRERDTTDQKRLPVEDLAETLAEIRDGDLEFADL; from the coding sequence ATGAGTAAACAAGAAAAAGCCGATCCCGACGAACAAACGAGCGAAAAACTGGTCGAACTCGCCAAGCGCCGAGGCTACTTCTTCCAGTCTTCCGGAGCGTACGGCGGTGTCGGCGGTTTCTACACGTTCGGCCCGCAGGGTGCGTCCCTGAAAGGCAACGTCGAGGACGCCTGGCGCGACCGGTTCGCCGTCGCCGAAGGCAACATGGAGATCGACGCGCCGACGATCATGCCCGAACCCGTCTTCGAGGCGTCGGGCCACCTCGAGACGTTCGACGACATGCTCGTGGAGTGTCCGGAGTGTGGCGAGAGCCATCGCGCGGACCACGTCGTCGAGGACAACACCGAGTACGAGGACGCCGAGAGCCTCCCCATTCCGGAAGTCGAGGAGGTCATCGCCGAGTACGAACTCGTCTGTCCCTCCTGTGGCACAGGACTTGCGGGTCAGGCCGTCGAGACGTTCAACCTCATGTTCGCGACGAACATCGGCCCCGGCGACTCCGATCCGGGCTACCTGCGTCCCGAAACGGCCCAGGGCATCTTCGTCGAGTTCCCACGCCTGAAGGAGTACGCGCGCAACCAGTTGCCGTTCGGCGTCACCCAGATCGGGCGGGCCTACCGCAACGAGATCAGCCCGCGGCGCTCGATCATTCGGACCCGCGAATTTACGCAGGCCGAACTCGAATACTTCGTCGACCCCGAGGAAGACGAACCGGACCTCGAGTCTGTCGAAGACGTCGAGGTGACGTTGTATCCCGCCAGCGAACAGCACAGCGAAGGCGGCGACGAACTCGAGACGACGATCGGCGAGGCCGTCGAAGACGGTATCGTCGGCGACGAGTGGGTCGCGTACTTCCTCGGTATCGCCAAACCGTGGTACGAGTCGATCGGCGTCGACATGGATCGGTTCCGGTTCCGCCAGCACCTCTCGGGCGAGCGGTCCCACTACGCCGCGGACTGCTGGGACGCCGAGAGCGAAATAGATGGGAACTGGATCGAACTCGCCGGCTTTGCCAACCGAACCGACTACGACCTCTCGAAACACGACGAGTACTCCGACGACCGCTTTACGATCTTCAAACAGTACGACGAACCCAAGACCGTCGAACGCGCGACGGTCGATCCGGACATGAGCTATCTGGGTCCGGAGTTCGGCGGTGCGGCCCAGGACGTCGTCGACGCACTCGAGACGCTCGCCGAACGGGATCGGTCGGCCTTCGAGAGCGACGTCGTCGAGATCGAACTTGAGGGTGAAGGTGGGGGCGAGAACGAGGCGGAGACTCACGAGATTCCTGTCGAGAAGGCCGGCTTCTCGGTCGACGAGGAGACGATCGCCGGCGAGCACATCACGCCCCACGTCATCGAACCTTCTTTCGGCGTCGATCGAGTGATCTACACTGTCCTCCACCACGCCTACCGCGAGGACGAGGTCGACGGTGAGGAGCGGACGTACCTGGCACTCGAGCCCGAAGTCGCGCCGACGTTCGTCGGCGTCTTCCCGCTGCAAAGCGACGACGATCTCGAGTCGGTCGCCGACGAAATCGTGAGCGATCTGCGAAAGCTCGGCCTTTCGGCCACCTACGACGACTCGGGCAACATCGGCCGCCGCTACCGTCGTCAGGACGAGGTCGGAACGCCGTTCTGTGTCACCGTCGACTACGAAACGATCGAAAACGAGGAGACGACAGTTACCGTCCGCGAACGCGACACGACCGACCAGAAGCGACTCCCTGTCGAAGACCTCGCCGAGACACTCGCCGAAATTCGGGACGGCGACCTCGAGTTCGCAGACCTCTAG
- a CDS encoding CBS domain-containing protein produces MNVADAMTPREDVVTAELPGTRSDVLEYLQEQSFSSVPVVKPSDGGPEYRGLISRDALIEQPDEDQLVMLMEDVPTTTAETSLEKLAETMVAEGARRVPVVDGEFEGIVTITDVIHAIATGDQATDGSVEAHATGNVNTTYEGAPLPVAERELYYANVPYTVALDDDGKMSGVLTEVDIIDVARIVEGEEATGDNFPDQDSEWSWEGIKAVGSRYLPTRDIELPAGSVSEFMTEDVVTVSGNTSIQETAQQMISNDVEQIPLVTAEQLAGIVRDVDLLEALYE; encoded by the coding sequence CAAGAACAGTCGTTTTCGTCCGTTCCGGTCGTCAAACCGTCCGACGGCGGTCCGGAATACCGGGGACTGATCTCACGAGACGCGCTGATCGAACAGCCCGACGAAGACCAGCTCGTCATGCTGATGGAAGACGTTCCCACGACGACGGCCGAGACGTCGCTCGAGAAACTCGCGGAGACGATGGTCGCGGAGGGTGCACGTCGTGTCCCCGTTGTCGACGGCGAGTTCGAGGGGATCGTCACGATCACCGACGTGATCCACGCGATCGCGACGGGCGATCAGGCGACCGACGGTTCCGTCGAGGCGCACGCGACCGGGAACGTCAACACGACCTACGAGGGAGCACCGCTGCCCGTCGCCGAACGAGAACTGTACTACGCGAACGTTCCCTACACCGTCGCGCTGGACGACGACGGGAAGATGAGTGGCGTCCTCACGGAAGTCGACATCATCGACGTCGCCCGGATCGTCGAGGGCGAGGAAGCGACCGGTGACAACTTCCCGGATCAAGACTCAGAGTGGTCCTGGGAGGGGATCAAGGCCGTCGGAAGCCGATACCTCCCTACTCGAGACATCGAGCTTCCGGCCGGCTCGGTCAGCGAGTTTATGACCGAGGACGTGGTGACTGTCTCTGGCAACACGTCGATTCAGGAGACGGCACAGCAGATGATCAGCAACGATGTCGAACAGATTCCGCTGGTGACGGCAGAACAGCTCGCAGGTATCGTTCGCGACGTCGATCTCCTCGAAGCACTCTATGAGTAA